The following proteins are co-located in the Synchiropus splendidus isolate RoL2022-P1 chromosome 14, RoL_Sspl_1.0, whole genome shotgun sequence genome:
- the saal1 gene encoding protein saal1 — translation MDGNRDEAEDHQTSSSPTMERNPSPPPGSTDEDDVDAIGDTVYSKHWLFSTLTHLIQIVAKHSEESADELQITDEEEEDLCKVWDMAMDKDVAGFLMEFKASDILLGVIAKSRCPRLTEICVGILGNMACFPDTCLSLSQNEALGEVLLLLFADSDPPTLLETSRLMLTCVSQEDVSSLWLQRIRRHTSVRSNLLFIMCSSTNIELLEKVGELVDKLFDLDEELMKTWIAPAPASEESEESDSNLDLVTCLLEATKTLRSESPNGLETYLHVVHLLTTVEEGMLAFASSEGTGKALWNFLSELVCEDLSHTEEFPVQLQEKKSVLFLAFAVLQTLYGCQDQWGSSDDTSLSLVATILRVIEFHYKSADQSTEKDEVQDEQIQSLAEVTAEFLADICSNISQETLSELLKKGLLTEKNCLSAAGSLLPHFQNAFQHLQSVLSEVDPRLADVMRKQFPA, via the exons ATGG ATGGGAATAGGGACGAGGCTGAGGATCATCAGACTTCCTCATCTCCCACAATGGAACGTAACCCCTCACCACCGCCTGGCTcaacagatgaagatgatgtggaTGCTATTGGAGACACAGTGTACAGCAAGCATTGGCTCTTCAGCACCCTGACCCACCTCATCCAA ATTGTTGCGAAACACTCTGAAGAGTCTGCAGATGAGCTACAGATCactgatgaggaagaggaagatctGTGTAAAGTTTGGGACATGGCAATGGATAAG GATGTGGCTGGATTCTTGATGGAATTCAAAGCTTCTGACATCCTGCTTGGAGTGATTGCAAAGTCTCGTTGTCCACGTCTCACT GAAATTTGTGTGGGCATCCTTGGCAACATGGCTTGTTTTCCAGACACTTGTCTGTCTCTCAGCCAAAATGAAGCCTTGGG TGAGGTGCTGTTGCTTCTTTTTGCCGACTCCGATCCTCCAACCCTTCTGGAAACAAGCAG ATTGATGCTGACATGCGTCTCTCAAGAAGACGTCAGCTCCTTGTGGCTTCAACGGATACGACGTCACACATCAGTGCGCTCGAACCTTCTTTTCATCATGTGCAGTTCAACAAACA TCGAGCTGCTGGAGAAAGTGGGAGAGCTTGTGGACAAGCTGTTTGACCTCGATGAAGAGCTGATGAAAACCTGGATCGCACCTGctccagccagtgaggagagtgaAGAATCTGACAGCAATCTGGATTTAGTCACCTGCCTGTTGGAGGCCACCAAGACACTCAG aTCTGAGAGTCCAAATGGGCTGGAAACGTATCTTCATGTAGTTCACCTACTGACCACTGTAGAAGAGGGCATGCTGGCCTTTG CATCCTCTGAGGGAACAGGGAAAGCACTCTGGAATTTTCTCAGTGAGCTTGTGTGCGAGGACCTCAGCCACACAGAGGAGTTTCCGGTTCAACTGCAGGAGAAGAAAAGCGTCTTGTTCCTGGCGTTTGCAGTGTTACAGACTCTGTATGGCTGCCAGGACCAGTGGGGAAGCAGCGATGACACAA GTTTGTCACTTGTTGCGACCATCTTGAGGGTGATTGAGTTCCACTACAAGTCAGCGGATCAATCAACGGAAAAAGATGAGGTTCAAGATGAGCAGATTCAGAGTCTTGCTGAGGTCACAGCTGAATTCCTCGCAGACATTTGCAGTAACATATCTCAG GAAACACTGTCAGAGTTGTTGAAGAAAGGTCTCCTGACCGAGAAAAACTGCCTTTCTGCAGCAGGCTCTTTACTGCCACACTTTCAAAACGCC TTTCAGCACCTGCAGTCTGTGTTGTCTGAAGTTGATCCCCGGTTGGCAGACGTGATGAGGAAACAATTCCCTGcctga
- the muc2.1 gene encoding mucin-2 isoform X1, with amino-acid sequence MKRIVRNHVGSICSTWGREHFKTFDGEIYQFPGTCEYNLVSDCHMIYQEFSVHMKRTQVDGNPTLSYLLVTVNSLSFNLTKGLVTVNSLPVSLPYYNGGVQVEQSAVYVKLQSTVGLVVMWNGDDAVMVELDHDYGSRTCGLCGDFNGLPVQNEFIHHGRPVGYIEFGNKQKVHRPNDDCENPSEDDYEPLESLIDSCNEFQTPCSQMLRSDSWSLCAELIDPEPYIQACMLDMCGCSNSTNYFCVCSTISEFSRQCSHAGGQPPNWRTSQFCVKDCPFNMIYEESGSPCLDTCTHQDTTSVCEDHRMDGCFCPPETVFDDISMRGCITLSECQCKHDRIYNPGEVLKEDRELCTCFLGQWSCESLPTPSTCALEEGSHVTTFDGKSYVFHGDCYYTLAKVDNKDESSPKFTILAQLLPCSYQEFDTCLKTLKILLNNDRNNVLMFTSDGTVKQNKQTLSLPYQSGDIYIFRASSFHIMFQTSFGLHIQVQHVPVMQVYVSLEQSYMGKTRGLCGNNNLVLSDDMTTPQGIVEGTAVSFINSWKTNLMCPETVERMDDPCSLSMETELYARHWCDLLINPVSHFSRCHSLVDPDTYYKRCTYATCNCDKSEACLCAVLSSYVRACASKGMFLTNWRDNVCERYTRNCPSSQIFSYENKRCQWTCRSLTSVQQTCSLDVFPVDGCSCADGFFLNESGICIPREKCPCYHNDVYIKPGKSITIKDARCICSGGILQCRSWAARSLSFCPPHKVYFNCSTASAGVLGAQCAPSCLNLDSDCDSTECESGCRCPIGLYDDGKGFCVKRDECPCQHNGAIFAPGRQIPNQCNTCICKSGQWDCTQNQCSKTCVVYGSGHYTTFDERAYGFEGLCGYVAVKNKCGNKTVENNFRVITENVACGSTGTTCSKTVRIQLGRSEIKLSKGKHDELDTEDGPEIRYNIRTVGLYLVVDAAIGISVIWDRKTTVRIVLMPQHRGEVCGLCGNFDGDGQNDFTTKGQLEVSSVLEFANSWKVSSSCPDTEEITQSCAATPNREQWAKMTCSIITGKTFQQCHNKVPAQPFYDNCVKDSCACDKGGDCECFCTAVAAYAQACNEAGVCVAWRTPEICPVFCDYYNDPGECKWHYHPCHTPCFKTCYNPDGICTNPIPTLEEFSMPLLCNATKRNRASDSSLKFLLFLGKK; translated from the exons atgaagcGTATAG TTCGGAATCATGTCGGCAGCATTTGCAGCACTTGGGGCAGGGAGCACTTCAAGACTTTTGATGGGGAAATATACCAGTTTCCTGGCACTTGTGAATACAACCTGGTGTCTGACTGCCACATGATTTACCAGGAGTTTTCTGTTCACATGAAAAGGACGCAAGTGGATGGGAATCCCACTTTGAGTTACCTGTTGGTCACTGTCAACAGCTTGTCCTTTAACTTAACCAAAGGCCTGGTCACTGTAAACAGCCTGCC TGTCTCACTGCCGTACTACAATGGCGGAGTACAAGTGGAACAAAGCGCGGTTTACGTGAAGCTTCAGTCGACAGTTGGTCTTGTTGTCATGTGGAATGGTGACGATGCTGTCATG GTGGAACTGGATCATGACTATGGAAGCCGCACTTGTGGGCTCTGTGGAGATTTCAATGGTCTCCCTGTGCAGAATGAGTTCATTCACCATG GTCGACCAGTCGGATATATCGAATTtggcaacaaacaaaaagttcATCGTCCAAATGATGATTGTGAGAACCCCAGCGAAGACGACTATGAACCACTGGAATCTTTGATTGATTCATGCAACGAGTTT CAAACCCCCTGTAGTCAGATGCTACGTTCAGATTCCTGGAGCCTGTGCGCAGAACTGATCGACCCTGAACCATACATCCAGGCCTGCATGCTTGACATGTGCGGTTGCTCAAACAGCACCAACTACTTCTGTGTCTGCAGCACCATTTCTGAGTTCTCCCGCCAGTGTTCACACGCCGGTGGTCAGCCTCCTAACTGGAGAACTTCTCAGTTTTGTG TCAAGGACTGTCCATTTAACATGATTTATGAAGAGAGTGGTTCCCCTTGTTTGGACACCTGCACACATCAGGACACAACATCTGTGTGTGAGGACCATAGAATGGATGGCTGCTTCTGTCCTcctg AGACAGTATTTGATGATATCTCCATGAGAGGCTGCATTACATTGTCTGAATGTCAGTGCAAGCATGACAGAATCTACAATCCTGGAGAGGTCCTCAAAGAGGACAGAGAACTTTG TACATGTTTTCTGGGCCAATGGTCCTGTGAAAGTCTTCCTACACCGTCCACCTGTGCATTAGAGGAGGGTTCTCATGTCACAACATTTGATGGGAAAAGCTACGTTTTCCATGGAGATTGTTATTACACTCTGGCCAAAGTGGACAATAAG GATGAGTCAAGTCCAAAGTTTACGATCCTGGCCCAGCTGCTTCCATGTTCATACCAAGAGTTTGATACCTGTCTGAAGACCCTCAAAATTCTGCTCAACAACGACAGAAACAAT GTGTTAATGTTCACCTCCGATGGGACAGTGAAGCAGAATAAACAGACACTCAGTTTGCCTTATCAGTCTG GTGACATCTACATTTTTCGGGCTTCCTCCTTTCACATCATGTTCCAGACCAGTTTTGGTTTGCATATCCAGGTGCAGCATGTACCTGTCATGCAGGTATATGTGAGCTTGGAACAGAGCTACATGGGAAAGACCAGAG GATTGTGTGGGAACAACAACTTGGTCTTGTCCGATGACATGACGACACCTCAGGGGATTGTGGAAGGAACTGCTGTGTCTTTTATCAATTCCTGGAAAACCAACCTCATGTGTCCTGAAACAGTTGAGAGAATGGATGACCCCTGTTCCCTTAGCATGGAAACTG AGTTGTACGCAAGGCACTGGTGTGACTTGTTAATAAATCCAGTGAGCCACTTCTCACGTTGTCATTCATTGGTGGATCCTGACACATACTACAAG CGGTGCACCTATGCAACTTGCAATTGTGATAAAAGTGAGGCCTGCCTATGTGCCGTTTTGTCTTCCTATGTTCGGGCTTGTGCATCAAAAGGAATGTTTCTTACAAACTGGAGAGACAATGTGTGTG AAAGATACACAAGGAACTGCCCATCGTCCCAGATCTTCTCCTATGAAAATAAGAGATGCCAGTGGACATGCAGATCACTAACCTCCGTACAGCAGACCTGCTCTTTAGATGTATTTCCCGTGGATGGTTGCTCCTGCGCCGAtggtttctttttaaatgaaagtggAATATGCATTCCCCGAGAAAAATGTCCCTGTTACCACAATGACGTCTACATCAAACCTGGAAAATCCATCACTATCAAAGATGCGCGTTG CATTTGCAGTGGTGGAATTCTTCAGTGCCGTTCATGGGCAGCTCGCTCATTATCTT TCTGCCCTCCACACAAAGTATACTTCAACTGTTCAACTGCCTCCGCCGGAGTTCTGGGAGCACAATGTGCTCCAAGTTGTTTAAATCTGGATAGTGATTGT GACTCAACAGAGTGTGAATCTGGTTGTCGGTGTCCGATTGGCCTCTATGACGATGGCAAAGGTTTCTGTGTGAAAAGGGATGAATGTCCATGCCAACACAATGGTGCTATCTTTGCACCTGGACGACAAATTCCAAACCAGTGTAACACTTG TATCTGCAAAAGTGGACAATGGGACTGCACACAGAACCAGTGCTCGAAGACTTGTGTAGTCTACGGAAGTGGTCATTACACTACATTTGATGAGCGCGCATATGGTTTTGAAGGGCTTTGTGGATATGTAGCTGTAAAG aacaaatgTGGTAATAAAACAGTTGAGAACAACTTCAGAGTTATTACAGAAAATGTTGCATGTGGCTCCACAGGCACCACATGCTCTAAAACTGTCAGAATACAGTTGGGG CGATCAGAAATCAAGCTGTCCAAGGGAAAACATGACGAGCTTGACACTGAAGATGGACCGGAGATAAGATACAATATACGTACTGTTGGCTTGTATCTGGTTGTTGACGCTGCTATTGGTATATCAGTTATTTGGGATCGCAAAACAACTGTTCGCATAGTTTTGATGCCACAGCACAGA GGAGAAGTTTGTGGCCTGTGTGGAAAttttgatggtgatggacagaatgATTTTACAACCAAGGGTCAGCTGGAAGTGAGCAGTGTGTTAGAATTTGCTAACAGCTGGAAAGTGTCAAGCAGTTGTCCAGACACAGAGGAGATTACTCAATCTTGTGCAGCCACACCAAATCGTGAACAATGGGCAAAAATGACTTGCAGCATCATtactggaaaaacatttcaacagtGCCACAACAAA GTTCCTGCACAACCTTTTTATGACAACTGTGTAAAAGACTCATGTGCCTGTGACAAAGGAGGGGATTGTGAATGTTTTTGCACTGCAGTGGCAGCCTATGCTCAAGCTTGTAATGAGGCGGGTGTATGTGTAGCATGGAGGACGCCAGAGATATGTC CTGTCTTTTGCGATTACTACAACGACCCAGGTGAATGTAAATGGCACTACCACCCGTGTCACACACCTTGTTTTAAGACATGCTACAATCCAGATGGGATTTGCACCAATCCGATTCCTACCCTGGAAG AGTTTTCCATGCCGCTGCTCTGTAATGCAACAAAAAGAAATAGAGCCAGTGACTCGTCACTAAAATTCTTATTGtttttaggaaaaaaataa
- the muc2.1 gene encoding mucin-2 isoform X2 codes for MKRIVRNHVGSICSTWGREHFKTFDGEIYQFPGTCEYNLVSDCHMIYQEFSVHMKRTQVDGNPTLSYLLVTVNSLSFNLTKGLVTVNSLPVSLPYYNGGVQVEQSAVYVKLQSTVGLVVMWNGDDAVMVELDHDYGSRTCGLCGDFNGLPVQNEFIHHGRPVGYIEFGNKQKVHRPNDDCENPSEDDYEPLESLIDSCNEFQTPCSQMLRSDSWSLCAELIDPEPYIQACMLDMCGCSNSTNYFCVCSTISEFSRQCSHAGGQPPNWRTSQFCVKDCPFNMIYEESGSPCLDTCTHQDTTSVCEDHRMDGCFCPPETVFDDISMRGCITLSECQCKHDRIYNPGEVLKEDRELCTCFLGQWSCESLPTPSTCALEEGSHVTTFDGKSYVFHGDCYYTLAKVDNKDESSPKFTILAQLLPCSYQEFDTCLKTLKILLNNDRNNVLMFTSDGTVKQNKQTLSLPYQSGDIYIFRASSFHIMFQTSFGLHIQVQHVPVMQVYVSLEQSYMGKTRGLCGNNNLVLSDDMTTPQGIVEGTAVSFINSWKTNLMCPETVERMDDPCSLSMETELYARHWCDLLINPVSHFSRCHSLVDPDTYYKRCTYATCNCDKSEACLCAVLSSYVRACASKGMFLTNWRDNVCERYTRNCPSSQIFSYENKRCQWTCRSLTSVQQTCSLDVFPVDGCSCADGFFLNESGICIPREKCPCYHNDVYIKPGKSITIKDARCICSGGILQCRSWAARSLSFCPPHKVYFNCSTASAGVLGAQCAPSCLNLDSDCDSTECESGCRCPIGLYDDGKGFCVKRDECPCQHNGAIFAPGRQIPNQCNTCICKSGQWDCTQNQCSKTCVVYGSGHYTTFDERAYGFEGLCGYVAVKNKCGNKTVENNFRVITENVACGSTGTTCSKTVRIQLGRSEIKLSKGKHDELDTEDGPEIRYNIRTVGLYLVVDAAIGISVIWDRKTTVRIVLMPQHRGEVCGLCGNFDGDGQNDFTTKGQLEVSSVLEFANSWKVSSSCPDTEEITQSCAATPNREQWAKMTCSIITGKTFQQCHNKVPAQPFYDNCVKDSCACDKGGDCECFCTAVAAYAQACNEAGVCVAWRTPEICPVFCDYYNDPGECKWHYHPCHTPCFKTCYNPDGICTNPIPTLEVLDLHT; via the exons atgaagcGTATAG TTCGGAATCATGTCGGCAGCATTTGCAGCACTTGGGGCAGGGAGCACTTCAAGACTTTTGATGGGGAAATATACCAGTTTCCTGGCACTTGTGAATACAACCTGGTGTCTGACTGCCACATGATTTACCAGGAGTTTTCTGTTCACATGAAAAGGACGCAAGTGGATGGGAATCCCACTTTGAGTTACCTGTTGGTCACTGTCAACAGCTTGTCCTTTAACTTAACCAAAGGCCTGGTCACTGTAAACAGCCTGCC TGTCTCACTGCCGTACTACAATGGCGGAGTACAAGTGGAACAAAGCGCGGTTTACGTGAAGCTTCAGTCGACAGTTGGTCTTGTTGTCATGTGGAATGGTGACGATGCTGTCATG GTGGAACTGGATCATGACTATGGAAGCCGCACTTGTGGGCTCTGTGGAGATTTCAATGGTCTCCCTGTGCAGAATGAGTTCATTCACCATG GTCGACCAGTCGGATATATCGAATTtggcaacaaacaaaaagttcATCGTCCAAATGATGATTGTGAGAACCCCAGCGAAGACGACTATGAACCACTGGAATCTTTGATTGATTCATGCAACGAGTTT CAAACCCCCTGTAGTCAGATGCTACGTTCAGATTCCTGGAGCCTGTGCGCAGAACTGATCGACCCTGAACCATACATCCAGGCCTGCATGCTTGACATGTGCGGTTGCTCAAACAGCACCAACTACTTCTGTGTCTGCAGCACCATTTCTGAGTTCTCCCGCCAGTGTTCACACGCCGGTGGTCAGCCTCCTAACTGGAGAACTTCTCAGTTTTGTG TCAAGGACTGTCCATTTAACATGATTTATGAAGAGAGTGGTTCCCCTTGTTTGGACACCTGCACACATCAGGACACAACATCTGTGTGTGAGGACCATAGAATGGATGGCTGCTTCTGTCCTcctg AGACAGTATTTGATGATATCTCCATGAGAGGCTGCATTACATTGTCTGAATGTCAGTGCAAGCATGACAGAATCTACAATCCTGGAGAGGTCCTCAAAGAGGACAGAGAACTTTG TACATGTTTTCTGGGCCAATGGTCCTGTGAAAGTCTTCCTACACCGTCCACCTGTGCATTAGAGGAGGGTTCTCATGTCACAACATTTGATGGGAAAAGCTACGTTTTCCATGGAGATTGTTATTACACTCTGGCCAAAGTGGACAATAAG GATGAGTCAAGTCCAAAGTTTACGATCCTGGCCCAGCTGCTTCCATGTTCATACCAAGAGTTTGATACCTGTCTGAAGACCCTCAAAATTCTGCTCAACAACGACAGAAACAAT GTGTTAATGTTCACCTCCGATGGGACAGTGAAGCAGAATAAACAGACACTCAGTTTGCCTTATCAGTCTG GTGACATCTACATTTTTCGGGCTTCCTCCTTTCACATCATGTTCCAGACCAGTTTTGGTTTGCATATCCAGGTGCAGCATGTACCTGTCATGCAGGTATATGTGAGCTTGGAACAGAGCTACATGGGAAAGACCAGAG GATTGTGTGGGAACAACAACTTGGTCTTGTCCGATGACATGACGACACCTCAGGGGATTGTGGAAGGAACTGCTGTGTCTTTTATCAATTCCTGGAAAACCAACCTCATGTGTCCTGAAACAGTTGAGAGAATGGATGACCCCTGTTCCCTTAGCATGGAAACTG AGTTGTACGCAAGGCACTGGTGTGACTTGTTAATAAATCCAGTGAGCCACTTCTCACGTTGTCATTCATTGGTGGATCCTGACACATACTACAAG CGGTGCACCTATGCAACTTGCAATTGTGATAAAAGTGAGGCCTGCCTATGTGCCGTTTTGTCTTCCTATGTTCGGGCTTGTGCATCAAAAGGAATGTTTCTTACAAACTGGAGAGACAATGTGTGTG AAAGATACACAAGGAACTGCCCATCGTCCCAGATCTTCTCCTATGAAAATAAGAGATGCCAGTGGACATGCAGATCACTAACCTCCGTACAGCAGACCTGCTCTTTAGATGTATTTCCCGTGGATGGTTGCTCCTGCGCCGAtggtttctttttaaatgaaagtggAATATGCATTCCCCGAGAAAAATGTCCCTGTTACCACAATGACGTCTACATCAAACCTGGAAAATCCATCACTATCAAAGATGCGCGTTG CATTTGCAGTGGTGGAATTCTTCAGTGCCGTTCATGGGCAGCTCGCTCATTATCTT TCTGCCCTCCACACAAAGTATACTTCAACTGTTCAACTGCCTCCGCCGGAGTTCTGGGAGCACAATGTGCTCCAAGTTGTTTAAATCTGGATAGTGATTGT GACTCAACAGAGTGTGAATCTGGTTGTCGGTGTCCGATTGGCCTCTATGACGATGGCAAAGGTTTCTGTGTGAAAAGGGATGAATGTCCATGCCAACACAATGGTGCTATCTTTGCACCTGGACGACAAATTCCAAACCAGTGTAACACTTG TATCTGCAAAAGTGGACAATGGGACTGCACACAGAACCAGTGCTCGAAGACTTGTGTAGTCTACGGAAGTGGTCATTACACTACATTTGATGAGCGCGCATATGGTTTTGAAGGGCTTTGTGGATATGTAGCTGTAAAG aacaaatgTGGTAATAAAACAGTTGAGAACAACTTCAGAGTTATTACAGAAAATGTTGCATGTGGCTCCACAGGCACCACATGCTCTAAAACTGTCAGAATACAGTTGGGG CGATCAGAAATCAAGCTGTCCAAGGGAAAACATGACGAGCTTGACACTGAAGATGGACCGGAGATAAGATACAATATACGTACTGTTGGCTTGTATCTGGTTGTTGACGCTGCTATTGGTATATCAGTTATTTGGGATCGCAAAACAACTGTTCGCATAGTTTTGATGCCACAGCACAGA GGAGAAGTTTGTGGCCTGTGTGGAAAttttgatggtgatggacagaatgATTTTACAACCAAGGGTCAGCTGGAAGTGAGCAGTGTGTTAGAATTTGCTAACAGCTGGAAAGTGTCAAGCAGTTGTCCAGACACAGAGGAGATTACTCAATCTTGTGCAGCCACACCAAATCGTGAACAATGGGCAAAAATGACTTGCAGCATCATtactggaaaaacatttcaacagtGCCACAACAAA GTTCCTGCACAACCTTTTTATGACAACTGTGTAAAAGACTCATGTGCCTGTGACAAAGGAGGGGATTGTGAATGTTTTTGCACTGCAGTGGCAGCCTATGCTCAAGCTTGTAATGAGGCGGGTGTATGTGTAGCATGGAGGACGCCAGAGATATGTC CTGTCTTTTGCGATTACTACAACGACCCAGGTGAATGTAAATGGCACTACCACCCGTGTCACACACCTTGTTTTAAGACATGCTACAATCCAGATGGGATTTGCACCAATCCGATTCCTACCCTGGAAG Tgttggacttgcatacatga